In Nilaparvata lugens isolate BPH chromosome 5, ASM1435652v1, whole genome shotgun sequence, the following proteins share a genomic window:
- the LOC120351681 gene encoding LOW QUALITY PROTEIN: aspartate--tRNA ligase, cytoplasmic-like (The sequence of the model RefSeq protein was modified relative to this genomic sequence to represent the inferred CDS: inserted 2 bases in 2 codons), whose amino-acid sequence MGVENKVQTEDPQVKSKKQQKKEAKDALKASKKEERKSAAEDALVEEKDISSGKYGNLPFTDSLTGLESYVDVKDLTPELKVKTVRIRGRLHTSRAKGKQCFIVIRQQFDTVQGLCAVNDVVSKSMVKFVSNITKESIIDVLATVVSVKSKIESCTQKDIELHIVEAWVVSAAKSQLPLLIEDASRPIKDENEEEEMEGLNIRVSQDTRLDNRVLDLRTPANQAIFRLEAGVCKLFRDVLTSSGFIEIHTPKIIGAASEGGANVFTVSYFKGSAYLAQSPQLYKQMAIAADFDKVFTVGAVFRAEDSNTHRHLTEFVGLDLEMAFKRDYHEVLHTICDMFTAIFKGLRDEYSSEIAAVGRQYPVEQFRFLQPALILTYPTAIDMLRQAGIDIGDEEDLSTPXEKLLGRLVKAKYDTDFYVLDKFPLAVRPFYTMPDXYRPKYSNSYDVFMRGEEIMSGAQRIHDAEFLTQRASEHGIDLEKIKAYVDAFRFGCPPHAGGGIGLERVVMLYLGLDNIRKTSMFPRDPKRLAP is encoded by the exons ATGGGCGTTGAGAATAAAGTTCAAACTGAAGATCCACAAGTCAAATCGAAAAAGCAGCAGAAGAAAGAGGCAAAAGATGCACTCAAGGCATCCAAGAAAGAAGAACGAAAATCAGCAGCAGAGGACGCACTTGTCGAGGAAAAAGATATATCATCAGGTAAATACGGCAATCTTCCTTTTACCGATAGTCTGACAGGTCTTGAAAGCTATGTCGATGTGAAAGATCTTACTCCTGAACTCAAAGTTAAAACTGTTAGGATAAGAGGCCGTCTACATACTAGCCGTGCTAAAGGTAAGCAGTGCTTCATAGTTATCCGACAACAATTTGATACCGTTCAAGGATTATGTGCTGTTAACGATGTTGTGAGTAAAAGTATGGTCAAGTTTGTATCCAATATCACAAAAGAGTCAATTATTGATGTGCTTGCAACTGTAGTTTCGGTAAAATCAAAAATCGAGTCCTGCACTCAAAAAGATATTGAACTGCATATTGTTGAGGCATGGGTTGTTAGCGCAGCTAAAAGTCAGCTGCCTTTGTTGATTGAAGATGCATCACGTCCCATCAAGGATgaaaatgaggaggaagaaATGGAAGGGTTGAATATTCGTGTCAGTCAGGACACAAGACTAGACAACCGCGTACTAGATTTGCGCACACCAGCAAACCAGGCCATTTTCCGGTTGGAGGCAGGAGTTTGCAAACTGTTCAGAGACGTCTTAACATCATCCGGTTTCATTGAAATTCATACACCGAAAATAATTGGCGCTGCTAGTGAAGGTGGAGCCAATGTTTTCACAGTCTCCTATTTCAAGGGATCGGCTTACTTGGCTCAAAGTCCCCAACTCTACAAACAGATGGCGATCGCCGCTGATttcgacaaggtgttcacagtTGGAGCCGTTTTCCGGGCAGAAGACAGCAACACTCATCGACATCTCACCGAATTTGTTGGCTTGGATTTGGAAATGGCATTCAAACGAGACTATCACGAGGTTCTCCACACTATTTGCGACATGTTCACAGCCATCTTTAAAGGATTAAGGGATGAGTATAGCAGCGAAATAGCAGCTGTAGGTCGTCAGTACCCTGTCGAACAATTTCGCTTCTTACAACCAGCCTTGATACTAACCTATCCTACCGCAATCGACATGTTACGACAAGCAGGCATCGACATCGGAGATGAGGAAGATTTAAGCACAC ATGAAAAGTTACTAGGAAGGCTCGTCAAAGCTAAGTACGACACAGATTTCTATGTGTTGGATAAGTTTCCGCTGGCTGTTCGTCCGTTCTACACAATGCCTG TTTACCGGCCGAAATATTCGAATTCATACGATGTGTTCATGCGAGGTGAAGAAATCATGTCTGGAGCTCAGCGAATTCATGATGCCGAGTTTCTGACGCAGAGAGCTAGTGAACATGGCATCGATTTGGAGAAGATCAAGGCCTATGTTGATGCTTTTAGGTTCGGATGTCCTCCCCATGCAGGGGGCGGTATCGGCCTAGAAAGAGTCGTCATGCTGTATCTAGGATTGGATAATATTAGGAAGACGTCCATGTTCCCAAGAGATCCTAAGAGACTTGCACCGTGA